The Urbifossiella limnaea nucleotide sequence AACGGTCCGGTGACGGAGGCCGAGTTCGACGCCGGCGGCGGGCTACTCCTCACGGCCGCAGCCTCCGCCGGGGGCCGCGGCGAAATCGCTTTCTGGGACGGCCCCCAGTAAGGGCGCCGATTACGCCGTTCCCGCGATGATGATGAGCGGCCGCTTCGCCTCCTCCGGCTCGGCCCGGCGGATCAGGTCGCGGACCATCCACGGCACGTTCCCCTCGCCGAACAGCAGGAACCCGAGGGTGCCGCTCACCGGCGTCTCGTCCGTCCACCCGAAGTGGATTTCGGGCGGACGGCCGACCTTCCCCATCTCCAGGGCCAGCGCCGCGAGCGTGTGCGAGATCGACGCCACCTCCGTGATCCGCATGATGTACCGCCCCTCCTCCTGCACCACCTGGAGCACCGGCTCGTGCTCGAAGTCGCTCACGTCGGCGAGCTCGACCTGCACGAACACCACCATCAGCTCGGACGGGATGCGGTGTTCCAGGCGGATCTGCGCCTCCTTGTCCGCGAGCGTGCGGCGGCCGGGGCGGTGCGGCACCAGGATCGTCAGTTCCAGGTGGCGGATCGTGTCCCAGAGGAAGTGCGAATCCGGGTCGGCGAACTTGAACCCGCCGAAGCGCAGCTCGCGACTGCGGGCGAACCTCGACGCGATCGACGTGACCAGGATCGTGGCGATGAAGAACAGCGAGATCTTGAGCCCCTGGAAGCTCTTCTCCACCTCGTTGGCGACGGTCGTGTACACGAACACCGCGGTGATCGCCGCGAACGGCCACGACAGTCGGCGGAGCCACGACCCGGTGCGGCCCTGCCACACGTCGATGACGGCGGCGAAGCACGCGCTGGTAATGAGCACCAGCACCCCGGTGGCGTAGGCGCCGCCCTGGGCGTCCACGCTGGCGTTGAACACCCACGTCACAAACAGGTTGATGGCGGTGAACAGGAACACGAGCGGCCGCACGGCCGCGGCCCACTCGGGGGCCATGCCGTACTTCGGCAGGTACTTGGGCACCAGGTTCAGCAGCCCCACCATGGCGCTGGCCCCGGCGAACCACAGGATCACGATGGTGCTGGCGTCGTAAACGAATCCGAACACCGGGCCGAACAGCGGGCACACCGCCTTCGTCGTCCCCTCGCCGTGGGCGATGTACGCCAGCGCCCGGCCGGCGGCCGGCTTCTTCGGCCAGTCTTCGGGGTGGGGCAACTCGCGGCCGGCGGCGTCGCACGGGTAGCCGCCGGCCGCGGCGACGGGCGTGATCTCCGACGGCGGGATGATCGTGCTGACCACGACCGACGAGCCGAGAAGGTAAACGCTCATCACGAGCGCCGCGACCGCCAGCAGCTTGCGGGTGTTGGCGATCCGCCCGGCCGGCTTCGCCGGGTCGTCGTCCGCGTTACCGCGGACGTTCGCCGCCACCGCGACGCCGGTCTCGAAGCCGCTCAGGCCGAGGGCGAGTTTGGGGAACAGCAGTAAGCTCACGGCGATCATCCCGCCCCAGCCGGCGAACTGCCACGAGCCCAGCGGGTTGTGCGGCAGGTACCACTCGCCAGCCGCCAGCCGCGCGACCCAGGCGTTCCACAACTCGGGGTGGTTTGTCAGGTACACGAGCCCGGCGCCGACGACGACGAGGTTCAGCGCCAGGTACACGCCGACGATCCCGGCCGCGATGCCGATCACCTCGCGGAACCCGCGCATGAACATCGCCCCGAGCGAGACGAGTAGCAGCATCGTGATGAGAATCAGCTGCCGGGTGTCGGTCTCGCCGTCGCCCGGCTTCAACGGCCAGCTCGGGTTCTCGACGACGTGGACTGCCGCGTCCGCCGCGGACAGCGTCTTGGTGATGACGAAGCCGGTGGCGGCGAAGCCGAG carries:
- a CDS encoding APC family permease, whose product is MSNSPGPHAEPAGHHQSFWLWVMCLTGVDYFSTLGYQPSIAVQNAGLLAPLATVVLVLLTLFGALPVYAYVAGKSFTGQGSIGMLARLVSGWPGKLMVLVLLGFAATGFVITKTLSAADAAVHVVENPSWPLKPGDGETDTRQLILITMLLLVSLGAMFMRGFREVIGIAAGIVGVYLALNLVVVGAGLVYLTNHPELWNAWVARLAAGEWYLPHNPLGSWQFAGWGGMIAVSLLLFPKLALGLSGFETGVAVAANVRGNADDDPAKPAGRIANTRKLLAVAALVMSVYLLGSSVVVSTIIPPSEITPVAAAGGYPCDAAGRELPHPEDWPKKPAAGRALAYIAHGEGTTKAVCPLFGPVFGFVYDASTIVILWFAGASAMVGLLNLVPKYLPKYGMAPEWAAAVRPLVFLFTAINLFVTWVFNASVDAQGGAYATGVLVLITSACFAAVIDVWQGRTGSWLRRLSWPFAAITAVFVYTTVANEVEKSFQGLKISLFFIATILVTSIASRFARSRELRFGGFKFADPDSHFLWDTIRHLELTILVPHRPGRRTLADKEAQIRLEHRIPSELMVVFVQVELADVSDFEHEPVLQVVQEEGRYIMRITEVASISHTLAALALEMGKVGRPPEIHFGWTDETPVSGTLGFLLFGEGNVPWMVRDLIRRAEPEEAKRPLIIIAGTA